In Aedes albopictus strain Foshan chromosome 3, AalbF5, whole genome shotgun sequence, the genomic window tgtgggcttagcttattttcttgctgatcgtacaatttatcgaaaaggccacgatttgatgtatcgcatgtatgaattaggctacttccggcgggacaccaggaaccggttccgggatgctaccggttcagatatgatctgagactattttcctgccgaccgttcctcaggttatagaaaaagtggcaatttgatgtatcgcatgcatgggtttggttcactattatatttggccacttccggcgggatacccggaaccggttctggaacactactggatcagatatggtctgagactattttcctgttaaccattcatcaggttacagaaaaagcggtgatttgatgtgtcgcatgcatgggtttgtttcactgttacatttggccacttacagtgggacacccgaaaccggttccggtatgctaccggtttatatatggtccgagactattttcctgtctaccgttcatcaggttatacaaaaagctgcaatttgatgtgtcgcatgcatgggtttggttcacttttatatttggccacttccggcgggacacccagaaccggtcccggaacactaccggttcagatatagtccgcgactattttcctgcttaccgttcatcagataatagaaaatgacgtggtttgatgggtcgcatgcatgggtttgttgcaatttcatatctggccccttcctggggtaccggtccggaacacctacatggccataactccgtaacggctggaccgattcaaaccattttctataggaaacaatgggacaatattccgcgtcgattgaaaacaaaagcgttgaaatcggatgatatttactatccaaaagtgaggtgacatttttgtacacatacacacatacacacgcacacacatacagtgtatcaaacaattgtccgtacagcaattcttTGGTcgtaataatttttcattcaaatgtttataacttttttatacgtcaatcaaaaaagcTGGAATTTTGACCAATCTTGGTAAAATTCTGAGCGAGATCGAACAAGTTTTCTGAATGTTATAAAACTTTTaggaaaacttataagatttttgaacacatttttaaaacattatatctctgtatgtactcgatgaaacttttttaattttttctgtgttacagctgatacctaaggttttcatatgcagctacttttgaggttttatattcactacaaaaaatatgaaaaatgtgcttatgtagttgacgatgtttaaaaatttatcttattttgcacatataatctgccaaacgttttccaccaataaaagtacattatctgaacgaaaaatacataggacctactcttcatatgtagtttagtaggtcctgtataaaaatatgacATGAGGAGAGttcaaaaacgttgaaaacacttggcacttttattgatcaaaatatgataaatttccaaatgagactctgaacatatacatattttttatactttttgtagtgaatataaaacctcaaacgaagctgcatatgaaagctttaggtataagctgtatcacaaaaaaaaatggaaaaagtttcatcgagtacatattgagttgtaatgtttaaaaaatgtgttcaaaaatcttgtaagttttactaaaagttttataactttccgaaaacttattcgatctcgctcaaaattttaccaatagagcatCAATATATGATTtataattgatcaaaatttcagcgtatttgattgacgtataaaaaagctatgatcatttgaataaaaaaatattttgaccaataaattactgtacggacaattgtttgatacactgtacatacacacacacatacatacacacagacatcatctcaactcgtcgagctgagtcgattggtatataaggcttggccctccggggattctatcaaaatttcatttctggagtgaacatatagcctttcggtacaccttggtgtacgagaaaggcaaaacaatcacATATTGaattcttaggagtatgaacatgatgagaaaaGCCATGTGCAATATATTAGATAGatctttttatatcaaaacattgattttttttactaaattctacatataaaacccgatttaatccacctatggtgaacagaacccttcttacacttattaaaattattgttgtattatttgtttttaacatattttttttgtgtaattgaccaaaagttatagaaaatattgtggatttggcatctagtggattggtttccaaaatagcatcatggaccatggactaaactaccagaaatgacagacacctcctagaatcttgtatggaattcttaaaaaatagctaacatattctggaatattgtatcttttgttaactgacaaaagatcttgaatcgattaacaaatgcaAACTTattggatttgttaaagaattttttagcaaaactctctctctctcttcttggcgcaacgtcctcattgggacaaagcctgcttctcagcttagtgttctatgagcatttccacagttattaactgagagcttcctctgccaatgaccattttgcatgcgtatatcgtgtggcaggcacgaacatactctatgcccaaggaagtcaaggaaatttcctttacgaaaagatcctggaccgaccggtaatcgaacccgtcgccctcagcatggtcatgctgaatacccgtgcgtttaccacctcggctatatgggccctttttagCAAAActagatattttgataaatattttttagctgccccctcaaaatgcaaaatccagccaaaatttgTTGAAGGGCAGGGGGagacaaatagtcaaaatttaaATTGTATCGGCCTCATTTAAAAACAACCCTTCAGATTTCCCTGCGtatgttcttccagtgattccttgttgaaatggggaatccctggaggaaatcctgaagaaattttaagagaaattcttggaggaatgagatcctgaaaaaaattctgaaaaaaaaactctggaacttctggagtaagtcctgcatgaattcctgcaaaaacaccttgaaaaattccttcaggagttcttggaggaatttttggaggaattcctggatgaattcctggtggaacttaaaGTTTTCATGGAGATtcatggagatattcttggaaaaaatcctgcacactaagttgagctcggctaatttccattcttttgccgagatttgcacagccgagcgctcggcaatcgaaatttaactgagatatcagcaaaaagtcaagtctattcatagcagcacccatgggtgccgctatcaacaaacattaaacgtcaagcgttaagccgagatttcagctaatgaactttaaccgagattcgcacagccgatctcggcattctgttttaagtgtgtgtaataatttctacaggattttcttgGGGACCATTCATAAATGACTTAGCATTATAAGGGGGGAGTCTCTGAAATTGCTACTAGCCATGAAAGTAGACCACGAGAAAGGAGGGTATTGAAAGTTGCCCAAAAACTGCTGCGTCATGTGTGGATGCTCCCTAGTTGAAAATTATGGTAAAAATCCattgcttgagcaattcctggaggatttttcagaAGATTCCCTGAAGCTATCcccggagatatttctggatgaaattgttgaggaagtcctggagaaatttctggaggaatccgtaaaataatttccggaggaattctgaagtaaattgtggagaaattcctgaaataatttccggagtaattccttttggaatcccggTTGAGTTTCTGTACTAATTCCTACACGAACTaccggaggtatccctggagaactgagtaaatgaatccctggtggcatccctgtagaaactcctggagaatttaatgagtctcctggtgaaattcttggggaatccgtggaggaagttctggagagagATCCTTATATCACtgcaaaaaaagcaaaaaaaaagttaaacagcacataaattgaagatcaactgaaatttgcggcagaaaaatgtaaatcaccaacatttaacgtcaaccgagcagcccgctgctggtgagacggcttgtttacagattttaaagcatattcgctttaaatttacatgcatctgctataaaccatgccagccactctccgtcgtcagctattaagaacggctgctcgcagctgttgcggtttccccgttgtctctctcagtactctctgcagcagccggagcatgtcggaaATGCGTGCGTTATGgttagaagcagtttaactttgactgtctactattcaacaagctgagatagccgagagagctcgaaCGTGCTACTCATATTTCCaacatatatgacggggtccttttgttacattcgatccgtcttaattttacaggtttttttcgaactgtgtggaAGAATTTTCTTGAAGACGCACTGCACAGTGGTGCGAGGGCGgtcgaaacctaaaaaatgaaaatgcttttcacgtagatataatatttttgtcagattcctaaatatttcaactgtagaaatccaaaatttcagatcgattcattgaaatttgaatttttgacagcctcCTGAACGGACTGTGGTTTATGGCCTTCATACAAAATCTATAATGTTTATTCACAGCTATGCCAGTGTCCCGTGCTTTAATAAACGCATGAACTATAATATGTAGTTGCTTTGAAGGCTTTGTTCGTAGATATGTGAAGATCATCTGTGTTCAGTTTGACATCAGCCAAACTGAAGTACAGTCAGCGGCGGCGTCTAGCAGTGGCAGTTACACATTTGCACACGAGAGCTCCGCCCATCCAACCAGCGACgatcgaacgacgacgacgaagtagAGCCCGAACAGCGAACGGGCGACAATAAAACCAACAGTCAAACAACAACCAGCGTCAGAATTCTTTCATCCGTCGTCGAGACAATCACACAACAGCGAGAGCGAAGCCGAAGCGAAGGAGAACGATTGGGTTCCACGTGCGGACCGCATGATCCCGTCGACAGCACCAACGGCGGTGCGCTGGTAGCGTGATCGGCGCGTGGCTCCACCTCGAGTAGGATCGGGGCTATAAATACAGTGCGCATCGTGACAGCAGCATCAGTTTTCTGCGAACCACCGAAGAGTGTACATTAAAGTTAAGTGGAGAGAAATGAATAATATAGAGTAGTTTAAGTAAATCTCCTGTGTTTGCATCTGGTCATCGCGCTTCTGAAACATCCCCGATTCCACCAAAAGAGttgttcagaaataattttcctagagttattcGGAGCAACGGAGTTGTTCGGAAATTGTTTTCCTCCTCACCAACAGCCTTTATCAAGGCTCAAAGAGTTATCAGGTTGCTGCTAGCGGAAGCTAGTCCAGCTCAACCACCGAGGCTTCATGAGGCGAAGCCCGGCCAACGTGTGGCCATCATCCTGGGAAGGAACGCGAGGGTTCCTGCTCCCACCCGGCTCGGTTCCTGAGCGGAACGCGAGCACCACAACGTAGCCAGCGCAGATACAGTCCACTGCCATCCCGTACATGgaattggtccttcgagccggatactCGAGTGCGAGTGTCCGAATGTGTTATCGACGGTGATCGGTGGTTGGATCGGATGAGTGGTGATTGGAGGCAAACACGGAGAAGTTAGCAAAAGTGATTGAAAGACAAAGACAATAAGTGAACAAGTGACAGTTAGTGAGAACTATAACGAACTAAAGTGAAGTGAAGGAAGCAAATCAGTAAAAATGAAGCACACACCAATGAAGTCGTCCAAGATGGCCAGCTCTAGTGAAGAAGATCTGAGCACTCTTGTACTGTTGCGTGGCATGGCACAAGGTAACATCACGCGCATCAAGAACATCTTGACCCAAGCCCAAGCGGACCAGGCTGAGCTGCCTTCCGCTCAAGTGAAAGTGTACGTAAAGAAAGTGGAAAGTGCCTACAAGGAGTACCATCAGCACCACCAGCAGATAGTGGCGATTCTTCCTTCGAACAAGAAGGAGGAACAGAAAGAGAAGTTCCTGCAATTCGAGACGTTGCACGAAGAGGTTTCCATCATGCTCGAGACCCTTCTCGAGGTTCAAGCCGCACCACCTGCGGCGCAACAAGTGCAACCACCGGCGAACCAACAACCGTTGGTCATCCAGCAATCTCTTCCTCGTGCCATCCCCACCTTCGACGGGAGGTACGAGAATTGGGAACGGTTCAAGATCATGTTCCGTGATGCAGTCGACCGTACCAACGAAGCACCTCGAATCAAGCTGTATCACCTTGAGAAGGCCCTCGTCGGTGATGCGGCGGGTATCATTGACGTGAAGACGATTGCCGATGGAAACTACGCCCACGCCTGGGAGTTACTGGAGGAAAGGTTCGAGGATCAGCGACGAATGATCGACATCCATATTGCTGGACTGCTCGGTGTGAAGAAACTTTCAAAGGAGAATTTCGGTGAGTTGCGATCCTTGGTCGAGTCTACCACTAGTCACGTGGAAAACTTGAAGTTCCTTGACCAAGAGTTCACCGGCGTCTCTGAGCTCATTGTCGTCCACCTGATCGCACGTGCACTGGATCCTACCACGAAGAGGTTATGGGAGTCGACGATAAAGCGAGGAGAACTCCCAAACTACGAAGACACCCTACAGTTCCTGAAAGACCGCGTCTCAGTTCTGGAGAGATGCCGCGATACGGATGAAGAAGCCAAGGCACAGCGTACATCGGCGAAACCAGCTACGAGGAAGCAGGCGTTTCCCAATGCCAACGCAGCGACAGCTCCTCCATCAGCGGATCAGCGGTGCACCATTTGTGATGAAAGCCATGTTACGTACAAATGCTCTGTGTTCAACGGCTTGAGTGTGAATGATCGACTGGCCAAAGCCAAACAGAAGAACGTGTGCTACAACTGCTTGAGAAGTGGACATAGTGTGAAGAACTGCCCATCGAAGAAGTCGTGCTCCATGTGCAACAAGCGGCACCACACCCTGCTCCATTTGGAAGGTGGTGCAATCTCGTCGCAGCCTGCGAATGAAAATTCAGCGAATGGAGTTCCAGGATCAGCCCAACCGGCGGCGTCGGCTGTCAGACAGCAGTCGGCCGAGAACCAGCCATCAGTGACAGCAGCGCATTCCAACAACCCGGTGAACCCAGCGAGCCAGGTGGTGTTGCTCACTGCCCTTGTCAACGTTTTGGACCATCAACAGCGGCCTCGTGTGTGCAAAGCCCTGCTAGACTGCGGATCTCAGGTGAGTTTTATCTCCCAATCATTTGTCAATACTCTTGGTATTCAAGTGGAAGAAGTAAGTGTCCCGATAACAGGCATAGGCAGTGTAAGGTCGACAATCAGGCAAAAATGTACCATTAACGTCCACTCTAAATGCAGCGATTTCTCTTTCATGGTGAATTGTTTGGTCTCGCCGAAGATTACTGGTCAGGTTCCGTCGGTTAAGATAAATTTGGAGAATTGGGAACTTCCTCAAGGTCTCAGGCTGGCTGATCCATCCTTCCATGAACCTAGCCATGTTGATTTGCTCATTGGAATGGACTGGTTCTATGACATTATGAAATCAGGGTATTTGAAAATAGACGATAATCTCCCTAGCCTTCACGACTCTAAGCTTGGTTGGTTAGTCGGGGGCAAGTTGTGTGACTTTTCTTCAAATCTTGTGCTGAATTCCTGTGCCGTTCGAGTTGACCCCGTTGAAGAGCTTGTGCAGAAATTTTGGGAAGTTGAAGGTGTGTCTTCGGAGGTGGTTCTGTCCAGTGAGGAAGAGCAGTGTGAATCGCAGTTCGCATCAACCCATCGTCGAGACGACAGCGGTCGTTTCATCGTTCACCTCCCATTGAAGGACAACGCATCTCAACTATCGGATTCCCGTACCATGGCCTTGCGACGATTTTTCATGCTGGAGTCTAAACTACAACGTCATCCAGACTTAAAGGCCCAGTATGATGCCTTCATGGACGAGTACGAATCTCTTGGGCACTGCCGGGAGGTCCAAGAACACGACGATCCCCCTGGAGTTTTGAAGTGGTATCTTCCCCACCATGCCGTCCTCCGCCCATTGAACACAACTACAAAATGCCGGGTGGTATTCGACGCATCTGCAAAGGTGGCCGGATTGTCCCTCAACGATGTTTTGATGACCGGATACAACGTTCAGAGCGATTTATTGTCTATCATCCTACGGTTCCGGAGGTATCGATACGTTATGAGCGCCGATGTAGCCAAAATGTACCGCCAGGTTGCCGTAGATCCCGCTTTCACTCCACTACaacggattttttggagaaagtcGCCCCAAGACCCACTACGTGTTCTCGAACTAACTACTGTGACGTACGGAACGGCCTCAGCTCCTTTCTTGGCCACGCGATCTCTGCTGCAACTTGCACGGGATGAACGAGAAACCTTTCCGCTCGCTTCCGCCGTTGTCGAGAAAAATGACTACATTGACGATGCTCTTTTTGGTTCCGACGATTTCCTACAAGCATGTGAGCTTCGAGATCAGCTGATAGCCTTGCTCCAGTCCGGTGGAATGCACCTTCACAAGTGGTCATCCAACACTAGTCAGCTCCTATTGCCCATTCCCAGTGAAGATCGAGACAGCTGCGCATCTTTCAGCGAAAGTGGCCTCAACGAGGTCATCAAAACCTTGGGATTGATGTGGAATCCTTCCACAGACGAGTTCTTGTTCCGATCATCCCCTTCAGAAAAGGCCAGCAGACCCACCAAGCGTCAAGTCCTGTCCAAGATTGCCAAGATTTACGATCCGCTCGGACTTATTTCTCCAGTGGTGGTACTGGCAAAAATAGTCATGCAGAAATTGTGGATCAGCAAGCTGAATTGGGATGATCCGTTAGACGATACCCTCCTGAACGAGTGGGAGAACTTTCTGATGTCACTGCCAACTTCGGAGCAAATTCGCATTC contains:
- the LOC134290571 gene encoding uncharacterized protein LOC134290571 → MKHTPMKSSKMASSSEEDLSTLVLLRGMAQGNITRIKNILTQAQADQAELPSAQVKVYVKKVESAYKEYHQHHQQIVAILPSNKKEEQKEKFLQFETLHEEVSIMLETLLEVQAAPPAAQQVQPPANQQPLVIQQSLPRAIPTFDGRYENWERFKIMFRDAVDRTNEAPRIKLYHLEKALVGDAAGIIDVKTIADGNYAHAWELLEERFEDQRRMIDIHIAGLLGVKKLSKENFGELRSLVESTTSHVENLKFLDQEFTGVSELIVVHLIARALDPTTKRLWESTIKRGELPNYEDTLQFLKDRVSVLERCRDTDEEAKAQRTSAKPATRKQAFPNANAATAPPSADQRCTICDESHVTYKCSVFNGLSVNDRLAKAKQKNVCYNCLRSGHSVKNCPSKKSCSMCNKRHHTLLHLEGGAISSQPANENSANGVPGSAQPAASAVRQQSAENQPSVTAAHSNNPVNPASQVVLLTALVNVLDHQQRPRVCKALLDCGSQITGQVPSVKINLENWELPQGLRLADPSFHEPSHVDLLIGMDWFYDIMKSGYLKIDDNLPSLHDSKLGWLVGGKLCDFSSNLVLNSCAVRVDPVEELVQKFWEVEGVSSEVVLSSEEEQCESQFASTHRRDDSGRFIVHLPLKDNASQLSDSRTMALRRFFMLESKLQRHPDLKAQYDAFMDEYESLGHCREVQEHDDPPGVLKWYLPHHAVLRPLNTTTKCRVVFDASAKVAGLSLNDVLMTGYNVQSDLLSIILRFRRYRYVMSADVAKMYRQVAVDPAFTPLQRIFWRKSPQDPLRVLELTTVTYGTASAPFLATRSLLQLARDERETFPLASAVVEKNDYIDDALFGSDDFLQACELRDQLIALLQSGGMHLHKWSSNTSQLLLPIPSEDRDSCASFSESGLNEVIKTLGLMWNPSTDEFLFRSSPSEKASRPTKRQVLSKIAKIYDPLGLISPVVVLAKIVMQKLWISKLNWDDPLDDTLLNEWENFLMSLPTSEQIRIPRHVLSNKAVRYELHGFADASQKAYGACVYVRSIFPDGTASTKLVSAKSKIAPISPLTIPRKELLAALLLSRLISKVEAALEMSFSSIVLWSDSQVVLAWLHKPLGNLQTFVRHRVTEITSNTSHVWKYVRTDQNPADTVSRGQSARELANNEQWWNGPQFLCFVDYPEERPQSLQDCEIPELRVELAALSVMNYEEFPVLTKFASFRKCQRIVAYMLRFISNARKKQADRVMSRYLTIPELRAASNLIVGAIQHQEFAKEIECVRADEPNHRLNNLKPFLDEDLLRVGGRLGQSQLPFGVKHQLILPSNNPIVHGLINDVHRENHHAGNSMVQYLLRQHFWLINARSTIRKVLRTCVTCFRTNPTTIDQQMENLPSYRINSAPVFERVGLDFAGPIYVKQSVRKATPVKGYICVFICMVTKAMHLEAVEDLSTDSFLAAFQRFVSRRGYPKEVFSDNGTNFIGARSALQELYRLFKEETTQNKIFEYCQAKQFVWKTIPPNAPHFGGLWEAGVKSVKTVLKRVYQSTSLTLSGLSTLLCQIEAILNSRPLYSQSNDPTEPEALTPGHFIANRPLLAIPEPSVVGIPTNRLSHWQHIQQLREHFWKRWSREYLTELQVRGKWTKQKVNIQPGMVVLLKDDNLPPQCWNLGRVERVHPGTDNLRRSNDDDEVEPEQRTGDNKTNSQTATSVRILSSVVETITQQRERSRSEGERLGSTCGPHDPVDSNERRCAASVIGAWLHLE